A part of Mesoplodon densirostris isolate mMesDen1 chromosome 10, mMesDen1 primary haplotype, whole genome shotgun sequence genomic DNA contains:
- the LOC132496966 gene encoding LOW QUALITY PROTEIN: histone H4 transcription factor-like (The sequence of the model RefSeq protein was modified relative to this genomic sequence to represent the inferred CDS: inserted 1 base in 1 codon; deleted 1 base in 1 codon; substituted 1 base at 1 genomic stop codon), with translation MPPPGKVPRKENLGLQCEXGSCSFVFSAMEEFCEHVTQHLQXHLQGSGEEEEEEEDPLEEEFSCLWQECGFCSLDSSADLVRHVYFHCYHTKLKQCGLQALQSQADLSPCVLDFQSHNLIPDIPDHFLCLWEHCESSFDNPEWFYRHVEVHSLCCEYQAVGKDNHLVLCGWKGCTCTFKDHFKLREHLRSHTQEKVVACPTCGGMFTNNTKFLDHIRCQTSLDPLISQHFQCSHCSKRFATEQLLRDHMRNHVNHYKCPLCDMTCPLPSSLRNHMRFRHSEDRPFKCDYCDYSCKNLIDLGRKHLDTHSKEPAYRCDFENCTFSARSLCSIKSHYRKVHEGDSEPRYRCHVCDKCFTRGNNLTVHLRKKHQFKWPSGHPRFRYKEHEDGYMRLQLVHYESVELTQQLLQQPPEGSGLGASLNESSLQGIILETVSGEPGLQEEAEEEEEGGGGEGTALSASQDTSSPVIHVVNQTSAQGEREIVYYVLSEAPGEPPPASEPPSGGVMEELQGVAEGPEVQMV, from the exons ATGCCGCCCCCTGGGAAAGTTCCTCGAAAGGAGAACCTGGGGCTACAGTGTG TGGGGTCCTGCTCCTTTGTGTTCTCAGCCATGGAGGAGTTCTGCGAGCACGTCACTCAGCACCTGCAGTAGCACCTGCAGGgctctggggaggaggaggaggaggaggaggacccgCTGGAGGAAGAATTCTCCTGCTTGTGGCAGGAGTGCGGCTTTTGTTCTCTGGACAGTTCTGCTGATCTTGTGCGCCATGTCTACTTCCACTGCTACCACACCAAGCTGAAACAGTGCGGGCTGCAGGCCCTGCAGAGCCAGGCCGACCTCAGCCCCTGCGTCCTGGACTTCCAGAGCCACAACCTCATCCCTGACATCCCTGACCACTTCCTGTGTCTGTGGGAACACTGTGAGAGCTCCTTCGACAATCCCGAGTGGTTCTATCGGCATGTGGAAGTGCACAGCCTATGCTGTGAATACCAGGCAGTCGGCAAGGACAACCACTTGGTGTTGTGTGGCTGGAAAGGCTGTACGTGCACCTTCAAGGACCACTTTAAGCTTCGAGAGCACCTCCGTAGCCATACCCAGGAGAAGGTGGTGGCCTGCCCCACCTGCGGGGGCATGTTTACCAACAACACCAAGTTCTTAGATCACATCCGTTGCCAGACCTCATTGGATCCTCTTATCTCA cAACACTTCCAGTGCTCTCACTGTTCCAAGAGATTTGCCACGGAGCAGCTGCTGCGGGACCACATGCGTAACCATGTGAACCACTACAAGTGCCCTCTCTGCGACATGACCTGCCCACTGCCATCCTCCCTCCGAAACCACATGCGCTTTCGCCACAGCGAGGACCGGCCCTTTAAATGTGACTATTGTGACTACAGCTGCAAGAATCTGATCGACCTC GGAAGGAAGCACCTGGATACCCATAGCAAAGAGCCAGCCTACAGGTGTGATTTCGAGAACTGCACCTTCAGTGCCCGGTCGCTCTGCTCTATCAAGTCCCATTACCGAAAAGTGCATGAAGGAGACTCAGAGCCGAGGTACAGATGCCACGTGTGTGACAAATGCTTCACGAGGGGTAATAACCTCACCGTGCACCTTCGCAAGAAACACCAGTTCAAGTGGCCCTCAGGGCACCCCCGTTTTCGGTACAAGGAGCATGAAGACGGCTACATGCGGCTGCAGCTGGTTCACTATGAGAGTGTAGAGCTGACACAGCAACTGCTGCAGCAGCCGCCAGAGGGATCGGGCCTGGGAGCATCACTGAATGAGAGCAGCCTGCAGGGCATCATTCTAGAAACAGTGTCAGGGGAGCCAGGACTCCAGGAAGAggctgaagaggaagaggaaggtgggggtggtgaggggaCAGCCCTCTCGGCCTCTCAGGACACTTCTAGCCCTGTCATCCACGTGGTGAATCAGACCAGCGCCCAAGGCGAGCGAGAGATTGTCTACTATGTGCTGTCCGAAGCCCCGGGAGAGCCACCTCCAGCCTCTGAGCCCCCCTCCGGGGGCGTCATGGAAGAGCTTCAAGGAGTAGCCGAGGGGCCAGAAGTCCAGATGGTGTGA